From the genome of Helicobacter pylori, one region includes:
- the hopI gene encoding Hop family outer membrane protein HopI, translated as MQNFVFNKKWLIYSSLLPLFFLNPLAAEDDGFFMGVSYQTSLAIQRVDNSGLNASQDASTYIRQNAIALESAAVPLAYYLEAMGQQTRVLMQMLCPDPSKRCLLYAGGYPKENNGDTGNNPPRGNVNATFDMQSLVNNLDKLTQLIGETLIRNPENLSNAKIVNIKFGNQSTVIALPEGLANVMNALNDDITNALTTLWYNQTLTDKSFSTPNGSPVSFSPEVLQHLLQDGLATASSNQTICSSQNQCTATNEANSIAQNAQNIFQALMQAGILGGLANEKQFGFTYNKAPNGNNSQQGYQSFSGPGYYTKNDTTQAPLKDLPAGATIGSGNGQYTYHPSSAVYYLADSIIANGITASMIFSGMQNFANKAAKLTGTSSYSQMQDAISYGESLLSNTAAYGDFITNWVAPYLDLNNKGLNFLPSYGEKANTNNANPQNLTPQQAQQEQKVIINQLEQATNAPTTAQIDKILASPYSPTAKTLMAYGLYRSKEVIHGVIDEMQTKVNQVYQMGFARNFLEHNSNSNNMNGFGVKMGYKQFFGKKRMFGLRYYGFYDFGYAQFGTGSSLVKATLSSYGAGTDFLLNIFTRKRGTEAIDIGFFAGIQLAGQTWNTNFLNQVDGNHLKPKDTSFQFLFDLGIRTNFSKIANQKRSRFSQGIEFGLKIPVLYHTYYQSEGVTAKYRRAFSFYVGYNIGF; from the coding sequence TTGCAAAACTTTGTTTTTAATAAAAAATGGCTTATCTATTCTAGCCTACTCCCCTTATTTTTTCTTAATCCCTTAGCGGCAGAAGATGATGGGTTTTTTATGGGGGTGAGTTATCAAACTTCTCTAGCCATTCAAAGGGTGGATAACTCAGGGCTTAACGCCAGTCAAGACGCATCCACCTACATCCGCCAAAACGCTATCGCTCTAGAATCTGCGGCAGTGCCTTTAGCCTATTATTTAGAAGCGATGGGGCAACAAACTAGAGTTTTAATGCAAATGCTCTGCCCTGATCCTTCTAAAAGATGTTTGCTTTATGCGGGGGGCTATCCTAAAGAAAATAACGGCGATACAGGCAACAACCCTCCAAGAGGCAATGTCAATGCCACCTTTGATATGCAATCTCTAGTCAATAATTTAGACAAGCTCACCCAACTCATCGGCGAGACTTTAATCCGTAACCCTGAAAATCTTTCTAACGCCAAAATCGTTAATATCAAATTTGGCAATCAAAGCACTGTTATTGCATTGCCTGAGGGTCTAGCCAATGTCATGAACGCTTTAAATGATGATATTACCAACGCTTTAACCACGCTCTGGTATAACCAAACCTTAACGGATAAATCTTTTAGCACCCCTAATGGCAGCCCTGTAAGTTTTAGCCCCGAAGTCTTGCAACACCTTTTACAAGACGGCTTAGCCACAGCAAGCAGTAATCAAACCATTTGCAGCAGTCAAAACCAATGCACCGCTACTAATGAAGCTAACTCTATCGCTCAAAACGCCCAAAACATCTTCCAGGCTTTAATGCAAGCAGGGATTTTAGGGGGCTTAGCCAATGAAAAGCAATTTGGCTTCACTTATAATAAAGCCCCTAATGGCAACAATTCCCAACAAGGCTACCAAAGCTTTAGCGGCCCGGGTTATTACACCAAAAATGACACTACGCAAGCGCCCTTAAAAGACTTACCCGCTGGAGCGACGATTGGATCAGGCAATGGCCAATACACCTACCACCCTAGCTCGGCAGTCTATTATTTAGCTGATAGCATCATCGCTAATGGCATCACCGCTTCTATGATTTTTTCAGGCATGCAAAACTTCGCCAATAAAGCCGCTAAACTGACAGGCACTTCAAGCTATAGCCAGATGCAAGATGCGATCAGCTATGGGGAAAGTTTGCTCAGTAACACCGCAGCGTATGGGGATTTTATCACTAATTGGGTCGCCCCCTATTTGGATTTGAATAATAAAGGTTTGAATTTCTTGCCTAGCTATGGAGAAAAAGCTAATACCAATAATGCAAACCCACAAAATCTAACCCCACAACAAGCCCAACAAGAGCAAAAAGTCATCATAAACCAACTAGAGCAAGCCACAAACGCCCCCACCACCGCACAAATAGACAAGATCTTAGCTAGCCCCTATTCCCCCACGGCAAAAACTTTAATGGCTTATGGGCTTTATCGCTCTAAAGAAGTGATTCATGGGGTGATTGATGAAATGCAAACTAAAGTGAATCAAGTCTATCAAATGGGCTTTGCTAGGAATTTTTTGGAACATAACTCTAATTCTAATAACATGAACGGCTTTGGCGTGAAAATGGGCTATAAGCAATTCTTTGGCAAAAAGCGCATGTTTGGGCTTAGGTATTATGGTTTTTATGATTTTGGTTACGCTCAATTTGGCACAGGATCTTCTTTAGTGAAAGCCACTCTCTCTAGCTATGGAGCAGGCACAGACTTTCTTCTTAATATTTTTACCCGAAAAAGGGGGACTGAAGCGATAGATATAGGTTTTTTTGCCGGCATCCAACTTGCAGGGCAAACCTGGAATACGAATTTTTTAAACCAGGTAGATGGCAACCATCTTAAGCCTAAGGACACTTCTTTCCAATTCCTTTTTGATTTAGGCATAAGGACTAATTTTTCCAAAATCGCTAATCAAAAAAGATCTCGTTTTTCTCAAGGGATAGAATTTGGCCTTAAAATACCGGTGCTTTATCACACCTATTACCAATCAGAAGGCGTTACAGCGAAGTATAGAAGAGCCTTTAGTTTTTATGTGGGCTACAACATAGGCTTTTGA
- the murG gene encoding undecaprenyldiphospho-muramoylpentapeptide beta-N-acetylglucosaminyltransferase: MKFALTGGGTGGHLSIAKALAIELEKQGIETIYLGSTYGQDKEWFENSPLFSERYFFNTQGVVNKSFFKKIGSLFLQAKAAFKAKEILKKHQITHTISVGGFSAGPASFASLFNKIPLYIHEQNAIKGSLNSYLSPKAKAVFSSYAFKDKGNHVLTSYPVQNAFFDFARTRTEIKHILFLGGSQGAKAINEFALLNAPKLTKQGIQITHICGSNSYEKVRFFYQELGLLDKVELFAFHNNIIEVMCKADLCVSRSGASSVWELCANGLPTIFIPYPFASNNHQYYNVLEFEKENLCYVVPQNELLPKKLFEVIRKLNQKDEQDNKNLTTISNKLQQKIAKNGAKTIIETILNT, translated from the coding sequence ATGAAATTCGCTCTTACAGGGGGAGGCACAGGGGGGCATCTCTCTATCGCTAAAGCCTTAGCCATAGAATTAGAAAAGCAAGGCATAGAGACTATTTATTTAGGCTCAACTTATGGGCAGGATAAAGAATGGTTTGAAAACAGCCCCCTGTTTAGCGAACGCTATTTTTTCAACACGCAAGGCGTGGTCAATAAAAGCTTCTTTAAAAAAATAGGCTCTTTATTCTTGCAAGCTAAAGCCGCTTTTAAGGCTAAAGAAATCTTAAAAAAACACCAGATCACGCACACCATTAGCGTGGGAGGATTTAGTGCAGGGCCTGCGAGTTTTGCAAGCTTGTTCAATAAAATACCCCTTTATATCCATGAGCAAAATGCGATTAAAGGCTCTCTTAATAGCTACCTTTCCCCTAAAGCTAAAGCGGTGTTTTCAAGCTATGCCTTTAAAGATAAGGGAAATCATGTTTTAACCTCCTATCCCGTGCAAAACGCTTTTTTTGATTTTGCTAGGACTCGCACTGAAATCAAGCATATTTTATTTTTAGGCGGTTCGCAAGGAGCCAAAGCGATCAATGAATTCGCTTTATTAAACGCTCCTAAACTCACCAAACAAGGGATTCAAATCACGCACATTTGCGGCTCCAATTCTTATGAAAAAGTGCGCTTTTTTTACCAGGAATTAGGGCTGTTGGATAAGGTAGAATTGTTTGCTTTCCACAACAACATCATAGAGGTCATGTGCAAGGCGGATTTGTGTGTGAGCAGATCCGGAGCGAGCAGCGTGTGGGAATTGTGCGCCAATGGCTTACCCACGATTTTTATCCCCTACCCTTTTGCGAGCAATAACCACCAGTATTACAATGTCTTAGAATTTGAAAAAGAAAACTTATGCTATGTCGTGCCTCAAAATGAATTATTGCCTAAAAAGCTCTTTGAAGTCATTAGAAAGCTCAACCAAAAAGACGAGCAAGACAATAAAAACCTCACCACTATCAGCAACAAATTGCAACAAAAAATCGCTAAAAACGGCGCAAAAACCATCATTGAAACGATTTTGAACACCTAA